GGTGTTGAGGGGGAGCCGGCCGCCGATCTCCAGCGCGCCGCCCTCGGTGAAGGCCGCGCCCTCGCCGCGCCCGCAGAAGCCGTAGCCCTCCAGGGACAGCGGGATCAGGGGGGTGAAGGCGTCATAGATCTGTGCCACGTCGACGTCCTGCGGGCCGAGGTCGGCGCCCTTCCACAGGTGCCGGGCGGCGGTCCAGGCGGGGCCGGTGAGCGGGTCGTCGTTCCAGTAGTTGACCATGCCGTGGTGCTGGGCGGGCAGGCCCTGGGCGGCGGAGTGGACGTAGACCGGCCGGTGCCGGCAGTCGCGGGCCCGCTCGGCGGAGACCACGACGCAGGCCAGGGCGCCGTCGGTCTCCAGGCAGTTGTCGAACAGGCAGAGCGGTTCGCTGATCCAGCGTGCGGTCATGTACATCTCGCGGGTCAGCGGGCGTTCGTACATGATCGCCGCCGGGTTCTGGTTGGCGCGGTTGCGGCAGGCCAGCGCGACGTTGAAGAGGTGGTCGCGGGTGGCGCCGTATTCGTGCATGTAGCGGCGGGCGAGCAGGCCGATCTCGTCGGCCGGGCGCAGCAGCCCGAAGGGCCGGGTCCACTGCCCGGGGGTCGGCAGCTGGACCCGGGTGTTCTTCCAGGGGCGCGGTCCCGATCCGCGTTTGCGGGACCGCCAGGCGACGCCGACGCCCGCCTGGCCGGTGGCGACGGCGGCGGCCAGATGGGCCACCGTCGCGCAGGAACCCCCGCCGCCGTAGCCGACCTTGGAGAAGTGGGTGACGTCCCCGGCGCCGATGGCCTTGGCTATCTCGACCTCGTCGGTCTCCTCCATGGTGTACGAGGCGAAGGCGTCCACCTCCGAGGGGGCGATCCCGGCGTCGTCCAGCGCCGCGACGATCGCCCGGCAGGCCAGGGTCTTCTCGGATTCCGGGAGGTGTTTGGCGAACGGGGTCTGTCCGATGCCGGCTATCGCCGTCGCGTCCTTGAGGGTCGCCCCCATCGCCACCTCCGCGGTCGGTCGTCAGTGCTGACAGCGGAGGAGGCTACCGCTAATCTGACGGGCAGTCAGCTAGTGGGTCGGCGACTCTTCGGCGGGAGGCGGTTGAGATGCACGGTGACGAGGATCCGCGGGCGGACCTGGAGTACGGCACCCTGCCCCGGCTGGTGCGCGCCGCCGCCCGGCGGTACGGCAGCCGCGAGGCCGTCGTCGAGGGCCGCACCCGCGTCTCGTACGCCGAACTGGGCGAGCGGGTGGAGCGGGCGGCGGCCGCCTGCATGGCCGGCGGGGTCGAGCCGGGCGACCGCGTCGCCGTATGGGCACCCAACACCCTCGACTGGATCGTCTCCGCCCTCGGGGCGGTCACCGCCGGCGCCGTCCTCGTCCCCGTCAACACCCGCTTCAAGGGCGCCGAGGCCGCCCACGTCCTGGACCGCACCCGCGCCAAGCTGCTCTTCGTCACCGGCACCTTCCTCGGCACCTCCTACGTCGCCTCGCTGCGCCGCGCCGCGCCCGCACTCCCGCACCTGGAACAGGTGGTCGTGCTGTCGGACAGCGCGCCCGAGGGGTACCGGACCTGGAAGGACTTCCTCGCGGGGGGAGAGGGCATCACCGGCGAGGAGGTGCGGCGGCGCGCCGACGCGGTGGCCCCCACGGCCCCCTCCGACATCATCTTCACCTCGGGCACCACCGGCCGTCCCAAGGGCGCGGTCATCACCCACGCCCAGACCCTGCGCTGCTACGGCGTGTGGAGCGCGCTGGCGGGGCTGCGCGAGGGCGACCGCTACCTGATCGTCAACCCGTTCTTCCACACCTTCGGCTACAAGGCGGGCATCGTCGCGTGCCTGCTGCGGGGCGCGGTGATGGTGCCGCAGCCGGTGTCCGGCGTGGAGACCGCGCTGGCGAACATCGCCGCCGAGCGGATCTCGGTGCTCCCCGGCCCGCCGACCCTGCACCGGTCCCTCCTGGACCACCCGGCCCGCTCCGCCCACGACTTGAGCGCGCTGCGCCTGGTGGTGACCGGGGCGGCGGTGGTCCCGCTCCAGCTGGTGGAACGGCTGCACGCCGAGCTGGGCGTGCGGACGGTCCTGACGGCGTACGGCCTCTCCGAGGCGAGCGGCATCGTCACGATGTGCCGCCGCGGCGACGCTCCCGAGGTCATCGCCTCGACCTCCGGCCGGGCGATCCCGGACACCGAGGTGCGGGTCCTCGCCGAGCCCGGCGAGCCCGGCGAGGTGCTGGTGCGCGGACACCACGTGATGGGCGGCTACTTCGAGGACCCCGAGGAGACCGCGCAGGTGCTGGACGCCGACGGCTGGCTGCACACCGGCGACGTCGGCGTCCTCGACACGGCCGGCAACCTCCGGATCACCGACCGCATCAAGGACATGTTCATCGTCGGCGGCTTCAACGCCTACCCGGCCGAGATAGAGCAACTCCTGTGCCGCCACCCGGACATCGCCGAGGCCGCCGTCATCGGCATACCCGATCCCCGCCTCGGCGAGGTCGGCCGGGCCTACGCGGTCCGCCACGCCGGCTCCTCCCTCACCGCCGACGACCTGATCGCCTGGTCCCGCCGCGAGATGGCCAACTACAAGGTGCCGCGCGAGGTCGCCTTCGTCACCGAGCTGCCCCGCAACGCCGGCGGCAAGGTCCTCAAGAACCAACTCCGTACGGGCCTCCCGGGCCCCACCCGCGCCTGACCCCGCCGCTCCCCTCGACCCCGCCGCCGGCCGACTCCACGAAGGGCCGCCGCCCGCGACGGGCCCAGGGGTGCCCCCGGGTCTCTCCGGGGTCTCTCCGGGGTGCCTCCCCCTACGCGGCCAGGGGAGTCCAGTCCGGGCGGCGTCCGCCGAGGCCGACGACCCGGTCGAGGAGCGGGGCGTCCTCCGGTACCGGGACCACGGTGCCGAACAGCCCACCGCTCGTCCCGTCCGCCGCCGCCCACGACGACAGCAGCGCGTACGACACCGCGAGGCTGTCCTCGTCCGGCGCGTACTCCTGGCCCGTGGCGCGCGCCAGGTCCCAGCCGTGCAGCACCAGCTCGTTCAGCGCGACCCGGCCCGCGACGGCGCCCGGCAGGGCCACCCCGCCCGCCTGGGTCTCCCCCTCCCACGCCTCCGGCGCGCGCCAGGCCGTCACCATCCCCGCGAGGTTCCGGTCCAGCTCGGCCCGCCAGCCGGGCTCCACGTCCGGCCGGAACGCGTTGGGCGAGGTGCTGGTCGCCGGGCCGAGCTCCTTGCGCGCCACGTCCTGGAAGGCGGCGCTCAGCCCCACGAGATGGCCCAGGAGGTGGCGTACCGCGTACGTCCCGCACGGGGTCGGCGCATCGAGCTGCGCCTCGGCCGTCCGCTCCGCGAGCCGCGCCACCAGCCGGGTCTGCGCCGTGAAGTCGATCATCTCGGTCATGTCCGGGTCCTTCCGTCCTACGGGTACGGGGCGTGCCGGCACACCGCGGCCGGGCCCTCCCGGTGAAGACTCCCACCTCGACGTGAACTCCCCGCCGCATCGCCACGGCCCGCCGCACCACCCGCTACCGCGCGGTCACCGCGCGCCCCGTGCGTACCGCTCCCGCAGCGCGGCCTTCAGCACCTTGTTCAGCGGACCCCCGCGCGGCAGCTCGCCGGCGGTCTCCAGCTGCTCCGGCAGTTTCTGCGTCATCAGTCCGGCCGCCCGCAGGTGCGCGGTGAGCGCGTCGAGGGTGAGCGGCGGGGCGGCCGGGTCGGCGGGCGTGATCACCGCGCAGACCCGCTCCCCGCGCTCGCGGTCCGGCAGCCCGATCACCGCCGCCTCCGCCACCGCCGGATGCGTGTGGATCAGGTCCTCGATCTCCTGTGCCGAGATGTTCTCGCCCTTGCGGATGATGATGTCCTTGAGCCGCCCGGTCAGCACCAGATGGCCGTCGGGACGGAGAAAACCCAGGTCACCGGTGTGGAAATAGCCCTCGGCGTCGAACGCCGCGGCGGTCAGCGCCGGGTCGGTGTACCGGCGGAAGAGCATCGTCCCCTTGAGCGTCACCTCGCCGTCCTCCCCGGTCGCGGCCACGCTCCCGTCCGGCCGGACGATCCGTATCTCCGCCCCCGCGACCGGCTTCCCCACCGTCCGGGCCAGCTGCTCGTCGCTGTCGTACGGCGTGCCCATGGAGATCATCGGGCACTCGGTCATCCCGTACCCGTGCACGATCGCGCACTCCAGCTCGCGCCGGGCCGCCGTGCAGAGCTCCGGTGGCATCGGCGCCCCGCCGCCGGACAGCAGCCGCAGCGACGGAATCAGCCGTCCGGCGTCCGGCCGGCCCGCCCGGCGGCGCCGGGACTCGTCCAGGAACGCCTGGTAGAAGGCGGTGCTGCCGCCGGCCATGGTGACGCCCCGGCGCCGGTAGACGTCCGCCGCCCGGCCCGGTTCGAAGCTGTCGAGGATGACCGCGGGGAAGCCGCTGACCAGCATGGCGATGACGTAGTCCGGGCCGGCGATGTGCGCGTACGGGAAGGCGATCGAGCCGATGTCATCGGCGGACATGCCCAGCGCGGTGGCCAGTCCCACCCCGCCGGCGAGGAGCGTGGCATCGGTGTGCTCGACCCCCTTGGGGGCGGAGGTCGTCCCGGACGTGCAGTAGATCCAGGTGGTCCCCCCGTCCGCTGCCACCGCGGGCACCCGGGCCGGGTCCGCCCGCGGCAGCCCGTCCTCCACCGGCACCACCCGCACCCCGTCCGCGGCCACCTTCCGCACCATCGCGGTGTGGTCGAAGCCCCGCCACACACCCGGGACGAGGACGAACTCCGCCGCCGACTCGGCCAGCACGAAGCCGACTTCGCGCTCCCGGTGCAGCGGGATGACGGGGATCTGCACGGCCCCCAGCCGGGCCAGCGCCAGCGAGAGGACGACCGTCCCGATCCGGCTCGGCAGCTGCCAGGCCACCCGGCTCCCGGCCCCGATCCCCAGCTCCCGCAGCCCGGCCGCCACCCGCAGCGCCTCGTCCCGTACCCCGTCGAAGGTGACGCTCCGCCCGTCTCCGTCGAAGAACATCGGTGCCCCGCGGGAGGCCCGCGCCCGGTACTCGACCAGTTCCCAGAGCGACTGCACACGAGCGGCTTCGAACACGGCGCGCCTCCTGACTGCGGGCAGGACGGGGGTGTGCCGCGTGACTGTAGCATCGCAGCTGACGATGCGTCAGATGGTGGGCGGTAAGCGAGCGGTGGACTGCGGGACAACGGCGACGGCAGCGGGCCACGGGGTGTGTGGCGCCGCTGCCGGCTCGACTCGCGAGGGGTGCCGGACCGCCCGGCCGCCGGTGGCTCAGGGTATGTGGTTGTCCAGGGGAGTCAGCGGCATGTGCTTGTCCAGGGCCGTGAGCGGCATGTGCTTGTCCAGGGGGGTCAGCGGCGTGTGCTTGTCCAGGGCCGTGAGCGGCGTGTGCTTGTCCGCCGGCGGGACCGGTGCGTGGTTGTCCAGGGTCGTCGCCGATTGCGGCGGGGCGGGCGTGTGGTTGTCGGCCGCGGCGGGCAGTGCGGCGGTGCCCAGCGCGGCCACCGCGGCGGCGGTGACGACGAGGCTCTTTGCTGTGCGGGTCATTCCAACTCCTCGGACCGGTACGGCTGTTCTTCACGAGACAAGCTAGCGGCGATTGCGAGCAGATGTTCGATCATTGTGAAAAGGGCGCACATGTCGCCAATACGAGTGCAGAGTGCACACGCCGCAGGGACCGGCTTCGATGGCATCCCCTCCGCGCCACCGAAATCGGCCCCTGCGATCCCCCGAAACGTCCCCCGTTGGTTCTGCGTGCCCTTGCGGGCTCGTGGACGTGCCGGCGTCAGTCCTTCCGCGCGGCGCCGTCCCCCGGGCTCGGCTGGTGATTGTCGTCGGTCCTGGGCGCGGCGATCGGCTGGTGGTTGTCCATCGGCCGCACGATGTCCCGGTCCCCGGCCGGCTTCACCTGCGGCGTGACACCGGCCCCGATGATGGGCTGGTGGTTGTCCATCGGCCTGACGACATCGCGGTCGCCCGGCTTCTGCACCTGCGGCGTGACACCGGCGCCGATGATGGGCTGGTGGTTGTCCAGGGGCCGGATGACGTCCCGCTCCCCCGTAGCTGGTGCCTTGTTGTCGGCGTTCACTGGGATCAACTCCTGTGTGGGCGCTTGCTGCTTGGTCGACCGTCCGGCGACTCCCCCGTGGGCCGCCGGACGGGCGTAGCATGGCCGCTCACCATAGCTCTGCGGCCTGGGCACCGAGCCGCTTGCCCCCCGAGGCGGCGGATCGATAACGACAAGAGTGGCCCGACGCGATGAACGATCGATAAACGTCGCAGCCGCCCGATGAACGGGCGCGCTTATGCGACCGCGGTGGGCGTGAGAAGCGCCTGTACGGCGGTGCCTTCCGAGGATCCCAGGCGCTCGAAGGTGGCCAGTGCCTCCTGCCAGCACACGCGGGCCCGGCCGGTCTGCCCGAGCGCGTGCAGGGCACGGCCCAGCGTGGTCAGCACCGTCGCGCGCCAGGAGTCGCCGCCGATGCCGCGCAGCGCGGTCAGCGCCTGCTCGGCGTGGTTCGCCGCGGTCGCCGGGCGGCGGGCGGCCAGCTCGACCTCGGCGAGCCGGAAGTTCGTCATGCCCTCCCAGAAGCGCTGCCGGCTGTCCCGGAAGATCGCCAGCGCTGCGGTCAGCTGCCCGGTCGCCTCGTCCAGCCGCATGGCCTGGGTGTACGCGAGCGCGAGCGCGTACATCCCGTTGGCCAGCCGGCGCTTGGCACCGAGCTGCCGGTATATCGCCAGGCCCTCCTCGGCCAGTTCGATGGCGCTGTCCACCCGCCCGGTGTCCAGGTGGACGCGGGAGAGGTTGCACAGCGCGCTGGCCTCGGACTGCCGGTTGGTGTCGTCGCGGAACGCGGTCAGCGCCTGGCGGAGGTAGCCCTCGGCGTCGGCGTGCCGGTGCTGGGCGTTGGCGATGATGCCGCGGTCGTTGGGCGCGGACGCCGCCACGTAGGGGTCCTCGGAGGCGAGCCCGAGCAGCATGGCGGACTTGGCGTTCTCGTCGGCCTCGTCCAGCCGCCCCGACAGCGTCCGCACGTAGGTGAGCGCGAGGTGGAAACGGGCCTCCGCGTGCTGGTCCCCGGCCTCCCGGGCGGCCGTCAGCAGGGCGACGTTGGCCTGCTCGTACTGCAGCGCGTCGGCGCCGGACTCGGCCAGGTCCTTGGTGAGCAGCAGCAGATCGGCGGCGCGCCGCAGCGTCGACGGGGCGCTGGACTGCCGGGCGCAGGCGAGCAGGCAACCGGCCTCGTTGAAGAGCCACTCCAGGGCCGCCGCCCGGTCGGGGAAGGCGAGGCCGGGGTAGCTGGTGGCCTCCATGTGCACGATCAGGCGGTCGCCGGGGCGTTCCAGCGCGTACATCCGGGCCGCCGACGCCAGGTAGAAGTCCAGCAGCCGGGACATCGCGGCATCCCGCTCCGACGGCGGGTGCTCGTCGCGCTCGGCGCAGGCACGCGCGTAGAGGCGCACCAGGTCGTGGTAGCGGTAGCGGCCCGGCGCGGCGGACTCCAGGAGGGAGGTGTCCACGAGGGATTCGAGGAGTTCCTCGGTGTCGTCGACCTCCATGTCGAGCACGGCGGCGGCCGCGGCGAGCGAGATGTCCGGGCCGTCCGCCAGACCCAGCAGCCGGAAGGCGCGGGCCTGCACCGGCTCCAACTGCTTGTAGCCCAGTTCGAAGGTGGCCTTCACGGCGAGGTCGCTGGCCCGCAGTTCGTCCAGGCGGCGGCGCTCGTCGGCGAGCTTGGTCGCCAGGATGGAGACCGTCCACGTACGGCGGGCGGCCAGCCGGGAGGCGGCGATGCGGATGGCCAGCGGCAGGAAGCCGCAGGCCCCGACGACGGCCATGGCGGCCTTGCGCTCCGAGGTCACGCGCTCCTCGCCGACGATGCGGGTGAAGAGCGCGAGCGCCTCCTCGGGGCTCATCACGTCGAGGTCGATGAGGTGCGCGCCGGCCAGGTCGATCATCCGGGCGCGGCTGGTGATCAGGGCGGCGCAGCCCTCCGTACCGGGCAGCAGCGGCCGCACCTGGGAGGCGTCCCGGGCGTTGTCCAGGAGCGCCAGCACGCGCCGGCCGGCGAGGGTGGAGCGGTAGAGGGCGGAGCGCTCCGCCTGGCCGTCGGGGATGGAGGCGTCGGGCGTGCCCAGTGCGCGCAGGAAGGCGCCCAGGACGGCCACCGGCTCGGACGGGTTGTCCCCGGCGCCCTGGAGGTCCACGTAGAGCTGTCCGTCGGGGAAGTGGTCGCGGGCGGCGTGCGCGACGTGGACGGCGAGGGTGGTCTTGCCCACGCCGCCGATACCGGTCAGCGCGGAGACCGCCATCACGCTGCCCTCGGCCGTGGCGAGCTGATCGCCGAGTTCGGACACGAAGGCGGCCCGGCCGGTGAAGTCGGCGACGGTGGCGGGGAGTTGCTGCGGGCGCACCACGGCGGGGCCGGCCGGGTCGGTGTCGAAGCTGACGGCGGGGGCGTCCAGGTCCGGGTCCGCCTGGAGGATCCGCTGCTGGAGTTCGGAGAGCGAGGCGCACGGGTCGACGCCCAGCTCGTCGGCGAGCAGCCGCCGGGTGTCGGCGTAGACGGCGAGCGCCTCGGCCTGCCGGCCGCTGCGGTACAGCGCCAGCATGAGCAGTTCGCGCAGCCGCTCGCGCAGCGGGTGCGCGGCGGTGAGCGCGGTCAGCTCGGAGACCGCCTCGGCGTGGCAGCCGGCCTCCAGCACGAGTTCGAGCCGGGACTCGGTCAGCGACAGCCGCCACTCCTCCAGGCGGGTGCGCTGGGTATCGGCGTACGGACCGGCGAGGCCGGCCAGCGGTTCGCCGTCCCACAGGTCCAGGGCCGCGTCGAGCAGCTCGCGGGCGCGGGCGCGGTCACCGGACGCCTTGGCCTTCTCGGCCTCGGCGGCGTACTGCTCGGCGTGGTCGTGGTCGAGGTCCAGCGGGTGGCCGTCCACCGGCCGGATCGCATAGCCGCCGGACTCGCTGACCAGCGTCTCGGCGTCCGCGCCCAGTGCCTTGCGGAGCCGTGAGGCGTACGTCCGCAGGGCGGCGAGCGCGGCGTGTGGCGGTTCGTCGCCCCACAGGGCGTCGACGAGTTCGGGCGCGGTGGCGGTGCGTCCGCCGCGCAGCAGTAGTGCGGCGAGCAGCGCCCGCTGCTGCGGGGAGCCCGCCGCCAGCGGGGTTGCGCCGCGCCAGGCCCGTACGGGACCGAGCACGGTGAAGCGGAGCCGCTCCCGCCCCGGACCGTCGTCCATGGTGTCCCCCTGCCCTGTGCCGAATTTGACCGCGCTGTATGCGCCTTCTCGCTGTGCGCAACGGCCAGTCTGCCTTGTCGCGACCACTTACGTCAGTAGGGGTCCGGACCGTGCACAAAGCCTCCTCGGCCGAGGAGCGGCCGGGCGGCGGCGCGGCGCACCGCAACGGCGCGGAGGCCGGCCTTCCGCGCGCCGCCCCGCCCGGCGCATTTCCGCCCCGTTGCTGACGGACCGTCAGATCAACGCTACCGTAACGAGCATGGCGACCTTCCCCAAGATCATCTCGGTGGACGACCACACAGTGGAGCCCCCCAACGTCTGGCGGGACCGGCTCCCGTCGAAATACCACGACGTCGGACCCCGCGTGGTCCGCGCCCCCTTGAAGGAAATGACCTTCGTCGGCGGCAAATTCGCCCCAAAGATGGGCGCCCCCGGCGACGACGGGCCGATAGCCGACTGGTGGGTCTACGAGAACCTGCACCGCCCGCTGACCCGCCTGGACACCGCCGTCGGCTGCTCCCGCGACGAGATCAAGCTCGAAGGCATCACCTACGAACAGATGCGGCCGGGCTCGTACAGCGTCCCCGAACGGCTGGCCGACATGGACGTCAACCACGTCCAGTCCGCCCTCTGCTTCCCCACCTTCCCCCGCTTCTGCGGCCAGACCTTCACCGAGGCCGAGGACCGCGAGCTGGGGCTCCTCGGCGTGCGCGCCTACAACGACTGGATGGTGGAGGAGTGGTGCGGCCCCCAGGCGCGCGGCCGGCTCATCCCCCTCACCCTCATCCCCCTGTGGGACCCCGAACTCGCCGCCGCGGAAGTACGCCGCACCGCCGCCCGCGGCGTACGGGCGGTCTGCTTCAGCGAGATCCCGCCCCACCTCGGCCTGCCCAGCGTCCACACCGACCACTGGGACCCCTTCCTGCGCGCCTGCGACGAGACCGGCACCGTCATCGCCATGCACATCGGCTCCAGCAGCCGCATGCCGTCCACCTCCGCCGACGCCCCGCCCGCCGTCGGCTCCACCATCACCTTCGCCAACTGCTGCTTCTCGATGGTCGACTGGCTGATGAGCGGCGCCTTCGACCGCTTCCCCCACCTGAAGATCATGTACGCCGAGGGGCAGATCGGCTGGATCCCGTACATCCTGGAGCGCGCGGACGTCGTCTGGGAGGAGAACCGCGCCTGGGGCGGCGTGGCGGACAAGGTCCTCCGCCCCCCGTCCGAACTCTTCGCCGACCACGTCTACGGATGCTTCTTCGACGACGCCTTCGGCCTGCGCAACCTCGACGCGATCGGCCCCGGCAACGTCCTGTACGAGACGGACTACCCGCACTCCGACTCCACCTGGCCGAAGTCGCGGGAGGTCGGCGAGTCCCAAATGGGCCACCTGCCGCCGGACGTGGTGGAACGCATCGTCCGCGGCAACGCGATCGACCTGCTCGGCCTGACGGCGGAGGGGCTCTGGGCGGGCTGAGACGGAACGGCGCACGACGCGGGCCCGGATCAGTACCGGTACCCGGGCCAGTGCGGATCCTCCCAGCGGGCCTCGCCCGTCAGGCCGAGCAGCCGCACGCGGTGCAGCAGTTCCTCCGGAGCGCCCAGGGGCCGCAGCCGGGCCGGCGCGTGCCGGACCAGCCAGTCGGTGAGCTCGGCACGCCGCTCGTCCCCGCCCTCCCGGGCGTGCC
The sequence above is a segment of the Streptomyces lydicus genome. Coding sequences within it:
- a CDS encoding AfsR/SARP family transcriptional regulator — translated: MDDGPGRERLRFTVLGPVRAWRGATPLAAGSPQQRALLAALLLRGGRTATAPELVDALWGDEPPHAALAALRTYASRLRKALGADAETLVSESGGYAIRPVDGHPLDLDHDHAEQYAAEAEKAKASGDRARARELLDAALDLWDGEPLAGLAGPYADTQRTRLEEWRLSLTESRLELVLEAGCHAEAVSELTALTAAHPLRERLRELLMLALYRSGRQAEALAVYADTRRLLADELGVDPCASLSELQQRILQADPDLDAPAVSFDTDPAGPAVVRPQQLPATVADFTGRAAFVSELGDQLATAEGSVMAVSALTGIGGVGKTTLAVHVAHAARDHFPDGQLYVDLQGAGDNPSEPVAVLGAFLRALGTPDASIPDGQAERSALYRSTLAGRRVLALLDNARDASQVRPLLPGTEGCAALITSRARMIDLAGAHLIDLDVMSPEEALALFTRIVGEERVTSERKAAMAVVGACGFLPLAIRIAASRLAARRTWTVSILATKLADERRRLDELRASDLAVKATFELGYKQLEPVQARAFRLLGLADGPDISLAAAAAVLDMEVDDTEELLESLVDTSLLESAAPGRYRYHDLVRLYARACAERDEHPPSERDAAMSRLLDFYLASAARMYALERPGDRLIVHMEATSYPGLAFPDRAAALEWLFNEAGCLLACARQSSAPSTLRRAADLLLLTKDLAESGADALQYEQANVALLTAAREAGDQHAEARFHLALTYVRTLSGRLDEADENAKSAMLLGLASEDPYVAASAPNDRGIIANAQHRHADAEGYLRQALTAFRDDTNRQSEASALCNLSRVHLDTGRVDSAIELAEEGLAIYRQLGAKRRLANGMYALALAYTQAMRLDEATGQLTAALAIFRDSRQRFWEGMTNFRLAEVELAARRPATAANHAEQALTALRGIGGDSWRATVLTTLGRALHALGQTGRARVCWQEALATFERLGSSEGTAVQALLTPTAVA
- a CDS encoding TIGR03086 family metal-binding protein — encoded protein: MTEMIDFTAQTRLVARLAERTAEAQLDAPTPCGTYAVRHLLGHLVGLSAAFQDVARKELGPATSTSPNAFRPDVEPGWRAELDRNLAGMVTAWRAPEAWEGETQAGGVALPGAVAGRVALNELVLHGWDLARATGQEYAPDEDSLAVSYALLSSWAAADGTSGGLFGTVVPVPEDAPLLDRVVGLGGRRPDWTPLAA
- a CDS encoding class I adenylate-forming enzyme family protein, which encodes MFEAARVQSLWELVEYRARASRGAPMFFDGDGRSVTFDGVRDEALRVAAGLRELGIGAGSRVAWQLPSRIGTVVLSLALARLGAVQIPVIPLHREREVGFVLAESAAEFVLVPGVWRGFDHTAMVRKVAADGVRVVPVEDGLPRADPARVPAVAADGGTTWIYCTSGTTSAPKGVEHTDATLLAGGVGLATALGMSADDIGSIAFPYAHIAGPDYVIAMLVSGFPAVILDSFEPGRAADVYRRRGVTMAGGSTAFYQAFLDESRRRRAGRPDAGRLIPSLRLLSGGGAPMPPELCTAARRELECAIVHGYGMTECPMISMGTPYDSDEQLARTVGKPVAGAEIRIVRPDGSVAATGEDGEVTLKGTMLFRRYTDPALTAAAFDAEGYFHTGDLGFLRPDGHLVLTGRLKDIIIRKGENISAQEIEDLIHTHPAVAEAAVIGLPDRERGERVCAVITPADPAAPPLTLDALTAHLRAAGLMTQKLPEQLETAGELPRGGPLNKVLKAALRERYARGAR
- a CDS encoding lipid-transfer protein yields the protein MGATLKDATAIAGIGQTPFAKHLPESEKTLACRAIVAALDDAGIAPSEVDAFASYTMEETDEVEIAKAIGAGDVTHFSKVGYGGGGSCATVAHLAAAVATGQAGVGVAWRSRKRGSGPRPWKNTRVQLPTPGQWTRPFGLLRPADEIGLLARRYMHEYGATRDHLFNVALACRNRANQNPAAIMYERPLTREMYMTARWISEPLCLFDNCLETDGALACVVVSAERARDCRHRPVYVHSAAQGLPAQHHGMVNYWNDDPLTGPAWTAARHLWKGADLGPQDVDVAQIYDAFTPLIPLSLEGYGFCGRGEGAAFTEGGALEIGGRLPLNTGGGGLSEAYVHGFNLITEGVKQLRGTSTAQVPDATTCLVTAGEGVPTSALLLRS
- a CDS encoding amidohydrolase family protein, coding for MATFPKIISVDDHTVEPPNVWRDRLPSKYHDVGPRVVRAPLKEMTFVGGKFAPKMGAPGDDGPIADWWVYENLHRPLTRLDTAVGCSRDEIKLEGITYEQMRPGSYSVPERLADMDVNHVQSALCFPTFPRFCGQTFTEAEDRELGLLGVRAYNDWMVEEWCGPQARGRLIPLTLIPLWDPELAAAEVRRTAARGVRAVCFSEIPPHLGLPSVHTDHWDPFLRACDETGTVIAMHIGSSSRMPSTSADAPPAVGSTITFANCCFSMVDWLMSGAFDRFPHLKIMYAEGQIGWIPYILERADVVWEENRAWGGVADKVLRPPSELFADHVYGCFFDDAFGLRNLDAIGPGNVLYETDYPHSDSTWPKSREVGESQMGHLPPDVVERIVRGNAIDLLGLTAEGLWAG
- a CDS encoding FadD3 family acyl-CoA ligase is translated as MHGDEDPRADLEYGTLPRLVRAAARRYGSREAVVEGRTRVSYAELGERVERAAAACMAGGVEPGDRVAVWAPNTLDWIVSALGAVTAGAVLVPVNTRFKGAEAAHVLDRTRAKLLFVTGTFLGTSYVASLRRAAPALPHLEQVVVLSDSAPEGYRTWKDFLAGGEGITGEEVRRRADAVAPTAPSDIIFTSGTTGRPKGAVITHAQTLRCYGVWSALAGLREGDRYLIVNPFFHTFGYKAGIVACLLRGAVMVPQPVSGVETALANIAAERISVLPGPPTLHRSLLDHPARSAHDLSALRLVVTGAAVVPLQLVERLHAELGVRTVLTAYGLSEASGIVTMCRRGDAPEVIASTSGRAIPDTEVRVLAEPGEPGEVLVRGHHVMGGYFEDPEETAQVLDADGWLHTGDVGVLDTAGNLRITDRIKDMFIVGGFNAYPAEIEQLLCRHPDIAEAAVIGIPDPRLGEVGRAYAVRHAGSSLTADDLIAWSRREMANYKVPREVAFVTELPRNAGGKVLKNQLRTGLPGPTRA